One region of Candidatus Binatia bacterium genomic DNA includes:
- a CDS encoding ATP-binding protein — translation MPARALEEGAGVGREAIHGLLVRRIRVGLAVSLLGFIALAIEVPFDTRVSPGGVVRLTALSLVGQFLFLAGFIALRFPRPRRHVLWFGLANCAIVLTQSGVSCMTRGDFATAPMVATVLTMFTGTLVPWGLRAQAICAAMATVMLAITVFVVTGSLAAFSQAPLVMALTAFGVSLCIAYEFRRYRTGIEQRERERDRAMLALQESERRFRTLSTASPIGIFQTDPAGNAMYTNQRWQEIAGLTLEESLGRGWQRAIHPDDLPRVDADWAGARSKGEAHSAEFRMRTPQGDVRWVHARVAPVAAADGATICHVGTLEDITDRKTAELRRTLRHAVSTVLATSATRAEAMPAILRAIGECMDAEYAAIWYLDRAAGGLRCASTWTRPMSGLDDLRAATLAGEFAAGPSIPNTVLASGQPAWITDIAELAEDQFPRLRIAHRLGLRAVFAFPIRVDEAVAGVIEWFARHEGAPDHDFLRMLEELGMHVGRFIEQRRAEEDLRVAKDAAEAANRAKSEFVANMSHEIRTPMNGIIGMTELALHTALSGEQREYLELVQSSAEALLTVVDDVLDFSKIEAGMLTLDPAPFSLSDLLEATLRPLAVRARHKGIALVSETAAGVPDGLIGDAGRLRQVLVNLVGNAIKFTERGQIVVSVAADPCGPTGVDLHVQTRDTGIGIPPDKQEAIFRAFEQADSSTTRRYGGTGLGLAICCRLVALMGGRIWVDSLVGQGSTFHFTVRLETARRAAETAPPAGVTRPEPVGTARLATPTAPASASTPGAPLPPPRRALRLLLAEDNPVNQQLAVRLLERRGHIVVVAANGREALAALEREQFDLVLMDVQMPEVDGLEATAAIRTRETATGNRIPIVAMTAHAMKGDRDRCLAAGMDEYIAKPVRPAELYAVIERLAPETEGDTAVRRAG, via the coding sequence ATGCCTGCGCGGGCACTCGAAGAAGGCGCCGGGGTGGGGCGCGAGGCGATTCACGGGTTGCTCGTCCGCCGCATCCGCGTCGGGCTGGCCGTCAGCCTGCTCGGGTTCATCGCCCTCGCCATCGAAGTGCCATTCGACACGCGGGTGTCCCCCGGGGGTGTTGTGCGGCTGACCGCTCTCAGCCTCGTCGGGCAGTTCCTGTTCCTCGCCGGTTTCATCGCTCTACGGTTCCCGCGGCCCCGCCGGCACGTGCTCTGGTTCGGCCTCGCCAACTGCGCCATCGTTCTGACCCAATCCGGCGTGTCGTGCATGACCCGGGGCGATTTCGCGACCGCGCCGATGGTGGCCACCGTCCTCACCATGTTCACGGGGACGCTGGTGCCATGGGGGCTGCGCGCCCAGGCGATCTGCGCCGCAATGGCAACGGTCATGCTCGCGATCACCGTGTTCGTCGTCACCGGCAGCCTCGCCGCGTTTTCGCAGGCACCGCTGGTCATGGCGCTGACCGCCTTCGGTGTCTCGCTGTGCATCGCTTACGAGTTCAGGCGCTACCGCACCGGCATCGAACAGCGCGAACGAGAGCGCGACCGGGCCATGCTGGCCTTACAGGAAAGCGAGCGGCGTTTTCGTACCCTCAGTACCGCCTCGCCGATCGGCATCTTCCAGACCGACCCCGCCGGTAACGCGATGTACACGAACCAGCGCTGGCAGGAGATCGCCGGCCTGACCCTCGAGGAAAGCCTCGGTCGCGGCTGGCAGCGCGCGATCCATCCCGACGACCTGCCCCGCGTCGACGCCGACTGGGCAGGTGCGAGGAGCAAAGGCGAGGCGCATTCGGCCGAATTCCGAATGCGTACCCCGCAAGGAGACGTACGCTGGGTACATGCGCGGGTCGCGCCGGTCGCCGCGGCGGACGGCGCCACGATCTGCCACGTGGGGACGCTGGAGGACATCACCGACCGGAAAACCGCCGAATTGCGGCGCACCCTGCGTCACGCCGTCAGCACCGTGCTGGCAACGTCGGCAACCCGCGCCGAGGCCATGCCGGCGATACTGCGTGCGATCGGCGAGTGCATGGACGCCGAATACGCCGCGATCTGGTACCTCGACCGCGCCGCCGGCGGACTGCGGTGTGCCTCGACCTGGACCAGGCCAATGTCGGGACTGGACGATTTGCGCGCCGCCACCCTCGCCGGTGAGTTCGCCGCCGGCCCCTCCATACCGAACACCGTGTTGGCTTCCGGCCAACCTGCCTGGATCACTGACATCGCGGAACTCGCGGAAGACCAGTTTCCACGCCTCCGCATAGCGCACCGGCTCGGCCTGCGCGCCGTGTTCGCCTTTCCCATCCGCGTCGACGAAGCCGTCGCCGGCGTGATCGAATGGTTTGCCCGCCACGAAGGCGCACCCGACCATGACTTCCTGCGGATGCTCGAAGAGCTCGGCATGCACGTCGGTCGATTCATCGAGCAACGGCGCGCCGAGGAGGACCTGCGCGTCGCCAAGGATGCGGCGGAGGCCGCCAACCGCGCCAAGAGCGAGTTCGTGGCCAACATGAGTCACGAGATTCGTACTCCGATGAACGGCATCATCGGCATGACCGAGCTGGCTTTGCACACTGCCCTGAGCGGTGAGCAACGCGAATACCTCGAGCTGGTACAAAGCTCCGCAGAGGCGCTCCTGACCGTCGTCGACGACGTCCTCGACTTCTCGAAGATCGAGGCCGGCATGCTGACCCTCGATCCCGCTCCGTTCAGTCTTTCCGATCTGCTCGAGGCGACTTTGCGACCGCTCGCGGTGCGTGCTCGCCACAAGGGTATTGCGCTGGTCTCCGAAACGGCCGCCGGGGTGCCGGACGGGCTGATCGGCGATGCCGGGCGCTTGCGGCAGGTCCTCGTCAATCTCGTCGGCAACGCCATCAAGTTCACCGAGCGCGGGCAGATCGTCGTCTCCGTCGCCGCCGACCCCTGCGGTCCGACCGGAGTGGACCTGCACGTTCAGACCCGCGACACCGGCATCGGAATTCCACCCGACAAGCAGGAAGCCATTTTTCGCGCGTTCGAGCAGGCCGACAGTTCGACCACCCGCCGCTACGGGGGCACCGGACTCGGGCTGGCGATCTGCTGCCGTCTCGTCGCCCTGATGGGTGGGCGCATCTGGGTCGACAGCCTGGTCGGTCAGGGCAGCACCTTCCATTTCACCGTGCGGCTCGAGACGGCCCGCCGGGCCGCCGAGACAGCGCCGCCGGCCGGCGTCACCCGGCCCGAACCGGTCGGCACCGCGCGGCTCGCGACGCCGACCGCACCGGCTTCCGCGTCTACGCCCGGTGCGCCCCTGCCGCCACCGCGCCGCGCGCTGCGCCTGCTGCTGGCCGAAGACAATCCCGTCAACCAACAGCTCGCCGTTCGCTTACTGGAGCGGCGCGGTCATATCGTCGTGGTCGCCGCCAACGGCCGCGAGGCGCTGGCCGCGTTGGAGCGGGAGCAATTCGATCTGGTACTGATGGACGTGCAGATGCCGGAAGTCGACGGATTGGAAGCGACCGCCGCCATTCGCACCCGCGAAACCGCCACCGGCAATCGCATTCCCATCGTTGCCATGACGGCGCATGCGATGAAGGGGGATCGAGACCGCTGCCTGGCGGCCGGGATGGACGAGTACATCGCCAAGCCGGTGCGGCCTGCGGAACTCTATGCCGTCATCGAGCGGCTCGCTCCCGAAACCGAGGGCGACACCGCCGTGCGCCGGGCCGGCTGA